From Capsicum annuum cultivar UCD-10X-F1 unplaced genomic scaffold, UCD10Xv1.1 ctg3479, whole genome shotgun sequence, a single genomic window includes:
- the LOC124891386 gene encoding ADP,ATP carrier protein, mitochondrial-like has protein sequence MNSFKNEFDHATKIVPTGTSARVFVQAPAEKGVAAFATDFLMGGVSAGFSKTASAPIERLLALVWWFLVFFVYSLDYACTRIENDAKAAKKGGERQFNGMIDIYRKTLTSDGVAGLYRGLYFGMYDSLKPVLLTGGLHGT, from the exons atgaatagCTTCAAAAACGAATTTGATCATGCTACGAAAATTGTACCAACTGGTACCAGTGCAAGAG TTTTCGTACAGGCTCCCGCGGAGAAAGGTGTTGCAGCTTTTGCAACTGATTTCCTCATGGGTGGAGTTTCTGCTGGTTTCTCAAAGACTGCTTCTGCTCCTATCGAGCGT CTTCTTgctcttgt CTGGTGGTTCCTCGTGTTCTTTGTCTACTCATTGGACTATGCATGTACCCGTATTGAAAATGATGCCAAGGCTGCAAAGAAAGGAGGCGAGAGACAGTTCAATGGTATGATTGATATCTACAGAAAGACACTCACTTCTGATGGGGTTGCTGGACTATACCGTGGTTTGTACTTCGGAATGTATGACTCCTTAAAGCCTGTTCTCTTGACTGGAGGACTACATGGTACATGA
- the LOC124891387 gene encoding pre-mRNA-processing protein 40A-like: MLLQYLDDKSQIKDAVRMAEIGLTSAWMLDNFKVAIAKYISSPPMSDTNLKFVFEVLLERAREKEEKEAKKRKHLADEFYELLHASKEITKSSKWEDCKSLFGDRQVASFSFIDLELVTRLQGPLENDN, from the exons ATGTTGCTTCAGTATCTTGATGACAAGTCACAAATTAAAGATGCTGTTAGGATGGCCGAG ATTGGATTGACATCAGCCTGGATGCTTGATAATTTTAAGGTTGCAATCGCCAAGTATATTAGCTCTCCACCAATGTCAGATACCAACTTAAAG TTTGTCTTTGAAGTGTTACTGGAAAGGGCCagggagaaagaagaaaaagaagctaaAAAGCGTAAACATCTAGCAGATGAGTTCTATGAACTTCTTCATGCATCAAAG GAAATTACTAAATCATCGAAATGGGAGGACTGCAAATCCCTCTTCGGAGATAGGCAagtagcttctttttcttttattgatctAGAATTAGTAACACGATTGCAAGGACCATTGGAGAATGATAATTGA